A genomic region of Peptoniphilus sp. ING2-D1G contains the following coding sequences:
- the ftsI gene encoding cell division protein FtsI/penicillin-binding protein (Cell division protein FtsI/penicillin-binding protein 2; High confidence in function and specificity), translated as MNLKENKKILVLLIFLIILFMALIIYLSYFTIFEAQDIVDHPANRRESLKISEIKRGNIYDSEGEFLAYTEGEEYKYKRIYTHPVIYSHVIGYSSKIRGNTGIEASYNKYILGKSQPEIMKNIRAFFESDYDSKFGNDIYLTTNTAIQGKVRELISETGEKGAAVVMNPKTGEVLSLVSYPDFNTETIERDYAAIVEKNEGAFYNSAMQGGFTPGSIQKVISTAAIIESGVDQNYEDLGEESAGGYPIRNAGGRKYGQIDLQDAFIFSVNTYFASKAMEIGNEKMGEVAEKFLYNKSIDFDLNTQNVKFNKSTYNYEDWDKQALAAAAIGQSDISVTPLHMCMVASTIANEGKMMKPYLVSKVTESNGTEIFTNAPEELIQSVTPETANEIKNMMIEAVRIGSGKSAALRSVQVAGKTGTAERSQEKTINNAWFIGFAPAEDPQIAVAVVIENVEFLGGEIAAPIARDIISFSLQELSK; from the coding sequence ATGAATTTAAAGGAAAACAAAAAAATACTTGTACTTCTGATATTTTTAATTATTCTTTTTATGGCTTTAATTATATATTTAAGTTACTTCACTATTTTTGAAGCTCAAGACATAGTAGATCATCCTGCTAATAGAAGAGAAAGCCTGAAAATTTCCGAAATAAAAAGAGGCAATATCTATGATAGCGAAGGAGAGTTTCTTGCCTACACAGAAGGTGAAGAGTATAAGTATAAAAGAATTTACACTCACCCGGTAATTTATTCTCATGTCATCGGATACTCCAGTAAAATCAGAGGAAATACAGGCATAGAAGCCTCTTACAACAAATATATATTGGGAAAATCACAACCTGAAATAATGAAGAACATAAGAGCCTTCTTTGAAAGTGATTACGACAGTAAGTTTGGAAACGATATTTATTTGACAACTAATACGGCTATTCAAGGGAAAGTTCGAGAACTCATAAGTGAAACCGGAGAAAAGGGAGCAGCTGTTGTAATGAATCCGAAGACCGGAGAAGTTTTGTCTTTAGTTTCTTATCCTGATTTTAACACTGAAACCATTGAAAGGGATTATGCGGCAATAGTTGAAAAAAACGAAGGAGCCTTTTATAATTCAGCAATGCAAGGTGGCTTTACTCCCGGATCAATTCAAAAAGTAATTTCTACAGCTGCAATAATTGAAAGTGGAGTTGACCAAAATTATGAAGACTTGGGAGAAGAAAGTGCCGGAGGATATCCTATAAGAAATGCAGGAGGTAGAAAATACGGACAAATTGATTTGCAAGATGCCTTTATATTTTCTGTAAATACTTATTTTGCAAGTAAGGCCATGGAAATTGGAAATGAAAAAATGGGCGAAGTAGCTGAAAAGTTTTTATACAACAAATCCATTGACTTCGATTTAAATACACAAAATGTTAAGTTCAACAAATCCACATATAATTATGAAGATTGGGACAAACAGGCTCTCGCAGCGGCAGCAATAGGTCAATCGGATATAAGTGTGACACCTCTTCACATGTGTATGGTAGCTTCTACAATTGCTAACGAGGGCAAAATGATGAAGCCTTACTTGGTATCAAAGGTCACAGAATCAAACGGAACGGAGATATTCACCAATGCGCCTGAGGAACTAATTCAATCGGTAACCCCTGAAACAGCAAATGAAATCAAAAATATGATGATTGAAGCGGTAAGAATAGGCTCCGGGAAATCGGCCGCTTTAAGATCTGTACAAGTGGCGGGTAAGACAGGAACTGCAGAGAGGTCGCAAGAAAAAACTATTAATAACGCGTGGTTTATAGGATTTGCGCCTGCAGAAGATCCACAGATTGCGGTGGCGGTTGTAATTGAAAATGTCGAGTTTTTAGGTGGAGAAATAGCCGCACCGATAGCCAGGGATATAATAAGTTTTTCGCTTCAAGAATTAAGTAAGTAG
- the ispD gene encoding 2-C-methyl-D-erythritol 4-phosphate cytidylyltransferase (Catalyzes the formation of 4-diphosphocytidyl-2-C-methyl-D-erythritol from CTP and 2-C-methyl-D-erythritol 4-phosphate (MEP); High confidence in function and specificity), producing MIDNNYVCAIVAAAGMGTRMKNKINKQFLEIGGFPILAHTLKKIESSKYVDFIIILIKQSDISYVGSILHKYKINLPFKIVYGGEERQDSVYNGLMNLPEETKIVVTHDGARPNVSVEKVNLAIESVFETGACTLANRVKDTIKVSSNGKTVDYTPNRDELWAVQTPQVFFKDILLKAYKQAYEENYYGTDDCSLVEKTGRKVKLILNDYSNIKITTPEDLVLAEALIEENKSENRNGL from the coding sequence ATGATTGATAATAATTATGTTTGCGCCATAGTGGCAGCTGCCGGCATGGGAACGAGAATGAAAAACAAAATAAATAAACAGTTTTTAGAAATTGGCGGTTTTCCTATACTTGCGCATACGTTAAAAAAAATTGAATCTTCAAAATATGTAGATTTTATAATAATTTTGATAAAACAAAGCGATATATCCTATGTCGGTTCAATATTGCATAAGTATAAAATCAACCTACCTTTTAAAATAGTATATGGAGGAGAAGAAAGACAGGACTCAGTATATAATGGTTTGATGAATTTGCCGGAGGAGACAAAAATTGTTGTAACACATGATGGAGCAAGGCCGAATGTATCTGTAGAGAAAGTGAATTTGGCAATTGAATCTGTTTTTGAAACAGGAGCATGTACTCTCGCAAACAGAGTTAAGGATACGATAAAAGTTTCTTCAAACGGGAAAACTGTAGACTATACACCCAATAGAGATGAGCTTTGGGCTGTCCAAACACCACAGGTATTTTTTAAAGATATTTTACTTAAAGCATATAAACAAGCCTATGAAGAAAATTATTACGGTACCGATGATTGCTCTTTAGTGGAAAAAACCGGTAGAAAAGTGAAGTTGATATTAAATGATTACAGCAATATAAAGATAACTACACCTGAAGATTTAGTTCTTGCAGAGGCTTTGATAGAGGAGAATAAAAGTGAGAATAGGAATGGGTTATGA
- the ispF gene encoding 2-C-methyl-D-erythritol 2,4-cyclodiphosphate synthase (Involved in the biosynthesis of isopentenyl diphosphate (IPP) and dimethylallyl diphosphate (DMAPP), two major building blocks of isoprenoid compounds. Catalyzes the conversion of 4-diphosphocytidyl-2-C-methyl-D-erythritol 2-phosphate (CDP-ME2P) to 2-C-methyl-D-erythritol 2,4-cyclodiphosphate (ME-CPP) with a corresponding release of cytidine 5-monophosphate (CMP); High confidence in function and specificity) → MRIGMGYDVHKLVENRKLYVGGVEIEFEKGLLGHSDADVLIHAIMDSILGALNLGDIGKLFPDTDDKYKDIDSKILLGEVYKIMDYEGYEINNIDTVIIAQRPKFKNYIKEMKGVISSILHTDEQNISVKATTTEKLGFEGREEGIAAQAVVLLKERI, encoded by the coding sequence GTGAGAATAGGAATGGGTTATGATGTCCATAAATTAGTTGAAAATAGAAAACTTTATGTAGGAGGAGTAGAAATCGAATTTGAAAAAGGGCTCCTCGGACATTCAGACGCAGATGTATTGATTCATGCCATAATGGACTCTATTTTGGGAGCATTAAACCTTGGGGATATAGGAAAATTGTTTCCCGATACCGATGATAAATACAAAGATATAGATTCGAAAATTTTGCTCGGAGAGGTTTATAAAATAATGGATTATGAAGGCTATGAAATTAATAATATAGATACTGTAATTATTGCTCAAAGGCCAAAGTTTAAAAATTACATAAAGGAAATGAAAGGCGTTATATCTTCAATTTTGCATACGGATGAACAAAATATATCAGTAAAGGCGACGACGACGGAAAAATTGGGTTTTGAAGGAAGAGAAGAGGGCATAGCTGCACAAGCTGTGGTTTTGTTAAAAGAAAGGATTTGA
- the tal gene encoding putative transaldolase (Transaldolase is important for the balance of metabolites in the pentose-phosphate pathway; High confidence in function and specificity), which produces MKFFIDTANIEEIKEVNSWGVLDGVTTNPSLIAKENRVFEDVIAEITEIVDGPISSEVTADLCDEMVVQAKQLSIINKNVIIKIPMTIEGLKAVKILSKEGIKTNVTLVFSVNQAILAAKAGADYVSPFIGRLDDIGFDGIELIKELAQIFKNYAIRTEIIAASIRHAEHVHKCALYGADIATVPYNVFKQMAKHPLTDLGIERFKKDFEGVKSKGGF; this is translated from the coding sequence ATGAAATTTTTTATTGATACGGCAAATATCGAAGAGATTAAGGAAGTAAATTCATGGGGAGTGTTGGATGGAGTAACAACCAATCCTTCGCTTATAGCTAAAGAAAATAGAGTTTTTGAAGATGTTATTGCAGAAATAACCGAAATAGTCGATGGACCCATATCATCAGAAGTTACTGCAGATTTATGTGATGAAATGGTAGTTCAAGCTAAACAACTTTCAATTATAAATAAAAATGTAATAATAAAAATTCCCATGACTATAGAAGGACTCAAGGCTGTAAAGATTTTATCAAAAGAGGGCATAAAGACCAATGTAACGCTTGTTTTCTCGGTAAATCAAGCTATCCTTGCCGCAAAGGCGGGAGCCGATTATGTAAGTCCTTTTATCGGAAGACTTGATGATATAGGTTTTGATGGGATTGAATTGATAAAGGAACTTGCGCAAATATTTAAAAACTATGCCATAAGGACTGAAATAATCGCAGCAAGTATCAGACATGCAGAACATGTTCATAAGTGTGCCCTATATGGAGCTGATATAGCAACTGTTCCTTATAATGTATTTAAGCAGATGGCAAAACATCCTCTTACAGACTTAGGTATTGAAAGATTTAAGAAAGATTTTGAAGGAGTTAAATCCAAGGGAGGATTTTAA
- the glpX gene encoding Fructose-1,6-bisphosphatase class 2 (High confidence in function and specificity): MKMNRNLALNLARVTEAAALSAGKYQGKGDKNGADKAAVDAMRRMFDVIEIDGVVVIGEGEIDEAPMLYIGEHIGKDSEDYDKVDISVDPLDGTTSIAEGKTNAIAVLAVSPRGTMLNAPDVYMEKIACGPRAKGQINLDDSVTDNVTRVAKALGKDISDITVAVLDRPRHEKIVEEVRKIGGRIKKVSDGDILTALETCFEESGVDLMIGIGGAPEGVIAAAALKCLDGDFQGRLYPTDDAQMQRCKALNSDVKKIYYIDDLVKGNEVIFSATGVTSGEILEGVKYYKNNIATTESLVLRLPSGTIRRIKSTHKLSQKPDYAK, encoded by the coding sequence ATGAAAATGAACAGAAACTTAGCATTAAATTTAGCCAGGGTAACGGAGGCTGCAGCATTATCAGCAGGAAAATACCAAGGAAAAGGCGATAAAAATGGGGCGGATAAGGCTGCAGTTGACGCAATGAGAAGAATGTTTGATGTAATTGAGATTGACGGTGTAGTAGTGATAGGAGAAGGCGAAATAGACGAAGCTCCAATGTTGTATATTGGAGAACACATAGGTAAAGATTCCGAGGATTATGACAAGGTCGATATTTCTGTAGATCCTCTTGACGGCACAACATCAATTGCGGAAGGAAAGACAAATGCCATAGCTGTACTTGCAGTATCTCCAAGGGGAACTATGCTTAATGCTCCCGACGTCTATATGGAAAAAATAGCTTGCGGGCCGAGAGCAAAGGGTCAAATAAATCTTGATGACTCGGTAACTGACAATGTCACCAGAGTTGCCAAAGCGTTGGGAAAGGATATTTCAGATATCACGGTGGCTGTATTAGACAGACCCAGACACGAAAAAATAGTAGAAGAAGTTAGAAAAATCGGCGGAAGAATAAAAAAAGTGTCCGATGGAGATATATTAACTGCACTTGAAACCTGTTTTGAAGAATCCGGAGTAGATTTGATGATAGGTATAGGAGGTGCTCCTGAAGGAGTAATAGCTGCCGCTGCTCTTAAGTGTTTAGATGGAGATTTTCAAGGAAGACTTTATCCCACAGATGATGCACAAATGCAAAGATGTAAAGCTCTTAATTCCGATGTTAAAAAAATTTATTATATAGATGATTTGGTAAAAGGAAATGAAGTAATATTTTCAGCTACAGGAGTGACATCAGGTGAAATTTTAGAAGGTGTAAAATATTACAAAAATAACATTGCGACAACTGAGTCTTTGGTATTAAGACTTCCAAGCGGAACAATAAGAAGAATAAAGTCTACGCATAAATTATCTCAAAAGCCGGACTATGCAAAATAA
- the rho gene encoding Transcription termination factor Rho (Facilitates transcription termination by a mechanism that involves Rho binding to the nascent RNA, activation of Rho's RNA-dependent ATPase activity, and release of the mRNA from the DNA template; High confidence in function and specificity): protein MKSKAKKENNSEILKNKSLDELKEIAISMGLDDHISLNRGDYYKYITEGKEPLINNYTAEELEEMSVEKLRDIATNHGVKQSYKYKKIELIKKILESSGDSEIDENEIRLKNMNMAELKEVAENLGIEKPYKYKKSELIEMIKDYQKDEDVFDKYNEDGDNLKEEINIEDLSDNATEIIEDMEDINYVGGILDLHQDGYGFLRINNYLPGEGDIYVSPSQIRRFRLRNGDEVVGIIRPSKPNESYNALIYIKSVNGQNPDSSKNRPHFEKLIPLYPRQKLILENNPEDLATRLMDLISPIGKGQRGLIVSQPKSGKTTLLKKIAKSISNNYPEVKLIVLLIDERPEEVTDMQRSVKGEVVYSTFDEQPKNHTRVAENVLERAKRLVESGQDVVVLMDSLTRLARAYNLVTPPSGKTLSGGLDPLSLHKPKRFFGAARNIEEGGSLTILATALIETGSRMDDIIFEEFKGTGNMEVHLDRKLSERRIFPAIDIYKSGTRKEELLLTDEELNFSWKIRKAMNQDMTTEVTETLLDNLTKYRANKEFLNAMKDKFNKYE from the coding sequence TTGAAAAGCAAAGCAAAAAAAGAAAATAACAGCGAAATATTAAAAAATAAATCCTTGGATGAATTAAAGGAAATTGCAATATCAATGGGTTTGGATGACCATATTTCCCTAAACAGAGGAGATTATTATAAGTATATAACAGAAGGCAAAGAACCCTTAATAAACAATTATACAGCAGAAGAACTGGAGGAAATGAGTGTTGAAAAATTAAGGGATATTGCAACAAATCACGGTGTTAAACAAAGCTATAAATACAAAAAGATTGAATTGATAAAAAAAATACTTGAATCATCCGGAGATTCTGAAATAGATGAAAACGAAATTCGACTTAAAAACATGAATATGGCTGAATTAAAAGAGGTTGCTGAAAATTTAGGAATAGAAAAACCATATAAATATAAAAAATCCGAACTTATTGAAATGATAAAGGATTATCAAAAGGACGAAGATGTATTTGATAAGTACAATGAAGACGGGGATAATTTAAAAGAAGAAATAAATATAGAAGATTTATCCGACAATGCAACTGAAATAATAGAAGACATGGAAGATATAAATTATGTAGGCGGTATTTTAGACTTGCATCAAGACGGTTACGGATTTTTAAGAATTAATAATTATCTTCCCGGCGAAGGAGATATCTATGTATCACCGTCTCAAATAAGAAGGTTCAGACTCAGAAACGGCGATGAAGTAGTTGGAATAATCAGACCATCAAAGCCAAATGAAAGCTACAACGCTCTTATTTATATAAAATCAGTAAACGGTCAAAATCCGGATAGTTCAAAAAACAGACCACATTTCGAAAAATTGATTCCTCTTTATCCCAGACAAAAGTTAATTTTGGAAAACAATCCTGAAGACCTTGCGACGAGACTTATGGATTTAATTTCACCAATAGGCAAGGGGCAAAGAGGCCTTATTGTCTCTCAACCGAAAAGTGGTAAGACAACTCTTTTAAAGAAAATCGCAAAATCCATTTCAAACAATTATCCTGAAGTGAAATTGATAGTTTTGTTAATAGATGAAAGACCTGAAGAAGTAACGGATATGCAGAGATCTGTAAAGGGAGAAGTAGTTTATTCAACCTTTGACGAACAACCCAAAAATCACACAAGAGTTGCTGAAAATGTTTTGGAGAGAGCGAAAAGATTGGTTGAAAGTGGGCAGGATGTAGTCGTTTTAATGGATTCCTTGACCAGACTTGCAAGAGCTTACAACCTTGTAACACCACCAAGCGGCAAGACTTTATCAGGTGGCTTGGATCCATTATCCTTACACAAGCCTAAAAGATTTTTCGGAGCGGCCAGAAATATAGAAGAAGGCGGTTCTCTTACGATACTTGCGACAGCATTAATAGAAACAGGCTCAAGAATGGATGACATAATTTTTGAAGAATTTAAGGGTACAGGAAATATGGAGGTTCATCTTGATAGAAAGCTTTCAGAAAGAAGGATATTTCCCGCAATTGACATATATAAAAGCGGAACGAGAAAAGAAGAGCTGCTTTTAACAGATGAAGAACTTAATTTTTCTTGGAAGATCAGAAAAGCCATGAATCAAGATATGACCACTGAAGTTACAGAAACTCTTTTGGACAATTTGACAAAGTACAGAGCCAATAAAGAATTTTTAAATGCGATGAAGGATAAATTTAACAAATATGAATGA
- a CDS encoding 23S rRNA methyltransferase (High confidence in function and specificity) — MNDEVIRSKNNRYFKYFKSLLNKKSRQRENLFFAEGSKVIRESLEYEKPEYLVISENYTDDEDILRENLRTFIFSENLFRNLCDTENPQGIIAYYKFLHKNSLREINKGIYLFFDDLQDPGNVGALIRSALAFEIDGIFASRDTVEIYNPKLIRTTMASIFKIPIYIIDDKSELKVLKDKNFEILITDLEEGEVLYNQKFSSNTVIVLGNEARGVSRELKDFSDKKVYIPMSKNIDSLNVNVAGSILLYELNRRKYDNS; from the coding sequence ATGAATGATGAGGTAATAAGAAGTAAAAACAACAGATATTTCAAGTATTTTAAATCCTTGCTCAACAAAAAAAGCAGACAAAGAGAAAATTTATTTTTTGCAGAAGGTTCAAAGGTAATAAGAGAATCTCTTGAATATGAAAAACCGGAGTATCTGGTAATTTCAGAAAATTATACTGACGATGAGGACATTTTAAGAGAAAATTTAAGAACATTTATTTTTTCAGAAAACCTATTTAGAAATCTATGTGATACGGAAAATCCCCAAGGAATTATAGCATATTATAAATTTTTGCATAAAAATTCTTTAAGAGAAATCAATAAAGGAATCTACTTATTTTTTGATGATTTACAAGATCCGGGCAATGTGGGAGCATTGATAAGATCTGCTCTTGCCTTTGAAATAGATGGCATATTCGCTTCAAGAGATACAGTGGAGATATACAACCCTAAACTTATAAGAACTACCATGGCTTCTATTTTTAAAATTCCCATATATATAATTGACGATAAAAGTGAATTGAAGGTTTTAAAAGATAAAAATTTTGAAATACTGATAACGGATTTAGAAGAGGGAGAAGTTCTGTATAATCAAAAGTTTTCAAGTAACACTGTAATTGTATTGGGGAATGAAGCAAGAGGTGTTTCGCGGGAGTTAAAGGATTTTTCAGACAAAAAGGTCTATATTCCCATGTCCAAAAACATCGATTCTCTAAACGTAAATGTTGCAGGGTCAATATTACTTTATGAATTAAACAGACGAAAATATGATAATAGTTGA
- a CDS encoding hypothetical protein (High confidence in function and specificity): MIIVDKKIDDEILNNLKNLDDILFTTENNNLPSPVNTHPDMLIRALEDNDLIVDKDNYQYYKSSLFGYDVMKSESSLKGKYPEDISLNFCKFKNYIIHNLKYTDKKILKYYKDRNFNFIDVKQGYTKCNIVVGKNSLITSDTDIYNKLNRIFNILLIEHKQIILDGYNYGFIGGCSGLINGTLYFTGDIKSHSDGQRIKEFLKLNNEKYGILSNGNLKDYGSILQI; encoded by the coding sequence ATGATAATAGTTGATAAAAAAATTGATGATGAAATTTTAAATAATTTAAAAAATTTAGATGATATATTGTTCACCACGGAGAATAACAACCTTCCAAGCCCTGTTAATACACACCCCGATATGTTGATAAGAGCCTTGGAAGATAATGACTTAATAGTTGATAAAGACAATTACCAATACTACAAGTCATCTCTTTTCGGATATGATGTAATGAAATCAGAAAGCTCATTAAAGGGGAAATATCCAGAAGATATCTCGCTTAATTTTTGCAAATTTAAAAATTACATCATACATAATTTAAAATACACTGACAAAAAAATTTTAAAATATTATAAAGATAGAAATTTTAATTTTATTGATGTAAAACAAGGATACACAAAATGTAATATTGTTGTAGGAAAAAACAGTCTTATAACTTCCGATACAGATATCTACAATAAATTGAATAGAATTTTCAACATACTTTTAATAGAGCATAAACAAATAATTTTAGACGGATATAATTATGGGTTTATTGGCGGTTGTAGTGGCCTGATAAATGGGACTTTGTATTTTACAGGAGATATTAAAAGTCACAGTGACGGGCAAAGAATAAAAGAATTTTTAAAGTTGAATAATGAAAAATATGGAATTTTGTCTAATGGTAATTTAAAAGACTATGGAAGCATTTTACAAATATAG
- the thrS gene encoding Threonine-tRNA ligase (Aminoacyl-tRNA synthetases are a group of enzymes which activate amino acids and transfer them to specific tRNA molecules as the first step in protein biosynthesis. In prokaryotic organisms there are at least twenty different types of aminoacyl-tRNA synthetases, one for each different amino acid. In eukaryotes there are generally two aminoacyl-tRNA synthetases for each different amino acid: one cytosolic form and a mitochondrial form; High confidence in function and specificity), which yields MKIKLPDGSVREYDEKKTVKEITRDISEGLERASVGAVVDGEVKGKLEYVDEDADFKVLKFDDKEGKKIFWHTSSHVMAYAIQRLYPKTKFAIGPAIDNGFYYDLDSEHKFTAEDFEKIEVEMKKIVKENLEVEHLFMPRDEAIEFFRSKNQDYKIELIEGLEDQNISVYKIGEFYDLCKGPHLDTIKNIKAFKLLSIAGAYWRGDEKNKMLQRIYAISFEKKKQLDEYLERLEEAEKRDHRKLGRELDLFSMHEEGPGFPFFHPKGMIIRNELLNWWRGVLTDNGYGEILTPIILNESLWHRSGHWDHYQDNMYFTKIDEEDYAVKPMNCPGSTLVYSSNKHSYRELPIRLSEFGQVHRHELSGALHGLFRVRTFTQDDAHVYCLPSQIEEEVFKMIDLADYLYSTFGFKYEIELSTRPEDFMGDIETWNFAEESLKQALENKGLNYRINEGDGAFYGPKIDFHLEDAIGRTWQCGTIQLDFQMPENFNLTYVNEEGENARPVMLHRALLGSVERFMGILIEHFAGKFPLWISPVQVEVIPVSEKFGDFAKELTDRLYKAGLRVHLDDRAEKVGYKIRQAQLNKVNYMLVVGEQEIQSGKLSVRNRKGEETKDVSVENFIEDLKEEIKNKTIK from the coding sequence ATGAAAATTAAATTACCTGACGGGTCTGTCAGAGAATATGATGAGAAAAAAACAGTTAAAGAAATTACAAGAGATATTTCAGAAGGCTTAGAAAGAGCTTCGGTTGGAGCTGTTGTAGATGGAGAAGTCAAAGGAAAACTTGAATATGTAGATGAGGATGCGGATTTTAAGGTTTTAAAATTCGATGATAAAGAAGGAAAGAAAATATTTTGGCATACATCTTCTCATGTTATGGCATATGCAATTCAAAGATTATATCCCAAAACAAAATTTGCAATAGGACCTGCAATAGATAATGGATTTTATTATGATTTGGATTCGGAGCATAAATTCACAGCTGAAGATTTTGAAAAAATTGAAGTGGAAATGAAAAAAATTGTAAAGGAAAATCTTGAAGTTGAACATTTATTTATGCCCAGAGATGAGGCTATTGAATTCTTTAGATCTAAAAATCAAGATTATAAAATTGAGCTAATAGAGGGACTTGAGGATCAAAATATATCTGTTTATAAAATTGGAGAATTTTATGATTTGTGCAAAGGACCTCATCTTGACACCATAAAAAATATTAAAGCATTCAAACTTCTATCAATAGCCGGAGCCTATTGGAGGGGAGACGAAAAGAACAAAATGCTTCAAAGAATATATGCCATATCCTTTGAAAAGAAAAAACAATTGGATGAGTACTTGGAAAGACTTGAAGAAGCGGAAAAAAGAGACCACAGAAAATTGGGTAGGGAATTGGATTTGTTTTCAATGCATGAAGAAGGACCGGGATTTCCATTCTTTCATCCAAAGGGAATGATAATAAGAAATGAACTGCTAAACTGGTGGAGAGGAGTTTTGACAGATAACGGTTATGGAGAAATACTGACACCCATAATCTTAAATGAATCCCTTTGGCATAGGTCAGGACACTGGGATCATTATCAGGACAACATGTATTTTACAAAGATAGATGAAGAAGATTACGCTGTTAAGCCGATGAATTGCCCCGGGTCAACTCTTGTATATTCATCAAACAAACATTCCTACAGAGAACTTCCCATAAGACTTTCAGAGTTTGGGCAAGTGCATAGACATGAATTATCAGGAGCGCTTCACGGGCTGTTCAGAGTAAGGACTTTTACTCAAGACGATGCACATGTATACTGTCTACCTTCACAAATCGAGGAAGAAGTATTTAAAATGATAGATCTTGCAGATTATCTGTATTCGACCTTCGGATTTAAATATGAAATAGAACTTTCTACAAGACCTGAAGACTTTATGGGAGATATTGAAACTTGGAATTTTGCTGAAGAGTCTTTAAAACAAGCTTTGGAAAATAAGGGACTCAACTACAGGATAAATGAGGGAGATGGAGCTTTTTACGGCCCTAAGATAGATTTTCATCTCGAAGATGCCATAGGAAGAACTTGGCAATGCGGAACTATACAGCTTGACTTTCAAATGCCAGAAAATTTCAACTTGACCTATGTAAATGAAGAAGGGGAAAATGCAAGACCTGTAATGTTGCATAGAGCACTTTTAGGATCAGTTGAAAGATTTATGGGAATATTGATTGAACATTTTGCAGGAAAATTCCCTCTATGGATCTCTCCGGTGCAAGTTGAAGTAATTCCCGTATCTGAAAAATTCGGAGATTTTGCAAAGGAACTTACTGATAGACTTTACAAAGCAGGATTGAGAGTTCATTTAGATGACAGAGCGGAAAAAGTCGGTTATAAAATCAGACAAGCTCAGTTAAATAAGGTAAACTACATGTTAGTAGTAGGAGAACAAGAAATTCAGTCCGGCAAGCTCTCAGTTAGAAATAGAAAAGGTGAAGAGACAAAGGATGTTTCTGTAGAAAATTTCATTGAAGACCTGAAGGAAGAAATTAAAAATAAAACTATAAAATAA